One Desulfobulbus oligotrophicus DNA segment encodes these proteins:
- a CDS encoding exo-beta-N-acetylmuramidase NamZ family protein: MVFSIGIEEVCRNTHPLLVGKRLGLLVNQASTDSRFVHSRDLLNAVYPGQLTCLFSPQHGFFSEKQDNMIESDHGIDSATGLPIYSLYGETRKPSSAMLSNIDVLLVDLPDVGTRVYTFIWTVVHCLEATADAGIQVIVLDRPNPIGGHLVEGNVLSSSSASFVGRCAIPMRHGLTMGELALFCNRELQINADLAVIPMKNWRRSMLFPETGFPWVFPSPNMPSFATALVYPGQVIWEGTNISEGRGTALPFELVGAPFLDHRPILDVLTVQDLPGCVLRPIRFEPTSGKWMQQTCTGFHIHVTDAVRFRPYRTSLALLQAICSLYPDQFAYKPPPYEYEFDRLPMDLIIGDQQVRIALEQGVPVAELEQQWQPELEAYHQQRRTVLLYE; this comes from the coding sequence GTGGTTTTTTCCATTGGAATTGAAGAGGTGTGTCGAAACACGCATCCTCTGCTTGTTGGTAAACGTTTAGGGCTGCTGGTTAACCAGGCGTCAACAGATAGCCGATTTGTGCACAGCCGGGATCTGCTCAATGCAGTCTATCCGGGGCAGCTGACCTGTCTGTTTTCTCCACAGCATGGTTTTTTCAGTGAAAAACAGGACAACATGATCGAGTCCGACCACGGCATTGACTCTGCAACCGGGCTGCCGATCTACTCGCTGTACGGAGAAACACGGAAACCCTCATCTGCCATGCTTAGCAACATCGATGTCCTCCTGGTGGACCTGCCCGATGTCGGCACCCGTGTCTACACCTTTATATGGACAGTGGTACACTGCCTGGAGGCCACGGCTGACGCCGGCATACAGGTCATTGTTCTCGATCGGCCCAACCCCATCGGCGGTCATCTGGTGGAGGGCAATGTCCTCAGTTCCTCCTCTGCCTCTTTTGTCGGACGTTGTGCGATTCCCATGCGGCACGGGCTGACCATGGGAGAACTGGCCCTGTTCTGTAACCGTGAGCTGCAGATCAACGCTGATCTTGCTGTGATTCCGATGAAAAACTGGCGACGTTCCATGCTGTTTCCCGAGACCGGCTTTCCCTGGGTTTTTCCATCGCCCAACATGCCGTCTTTTGCAACCGCCCTGGTGTATCCCGGGCAGGTTATCTGGGAAGGAACCAATATTTCTGAAGGAAGGGGGACAGCTCTGCCCTTTGAGCTGGTCGGTGCACCCTTTTTAGACCATCGCCCGATACTTGACGTCTTAACGGTGCAGGATCTGCCCGGTTGCGTGTTGCGGCCGATTCGTTTTGAGCCGACCTCCGGTAAATGGATGCAGCAGACCTGCACAGGTTTTCACATCCACGTAACCGATGCTGTCCGGTTTCGCCCGTATCGAACCAGTCTGGCCCTGCTCCAGGCCATCTGTTCCCTGTATCCTGACCAGTTTGCCTATAAACCACCGCCGTATGAGTATGAGTTTGATCGATTACCCATGGATCTGATCATCGGTGATCAGCAGGTGCGTATTGCTCTTGAACAGGGTGTACCTGTTGCAGAGCTGGAACAGCAGTGGCAACCGGAGCTGGAGGCATATCATCAGCAACGGCGCACTGTTTTGCTTTACGAGTAG
- a CDS encoding IS5 family transposase, producing MRGPDIQQQKLFSYLSPESRVPQTHPLRPIRIMADKALKELSPVFRELYSRTGRPSIPPEQLLRSLLLQILYSIRSERMLVEQLDYNLLFRWFVGLSMDEAIWDHSVYSKNRERILHSDLAVMFLRSICSQAEAAGLLSDDHFTVDGTLIETWASLKSFRPKDEEPPVSTGGNRNPAVDFHGKKRRNDTHASVTDPESRLFRKGKGKEARLCFMGHVLMENRNGLVVDTRLTQATGTAEREAAFSMASDIPGVHRVTIGADKGYDCKEFVDDLRSLTVTPHVAQKVKGSAIDGRTTRHAGYAVSQKKRKRVEEIFGWMKTVAWLRKARYKGVEKIDWLFTLSAAAYNMVRMRNLGVVASG from the coding sequence ATGCGCGGTCCTGACATTCAGCAACAGAAATTGTTCAGCTATCTCTCACCCGAATCCCGGGTTCCCCAAACGCATCCCCTGCGCCCTATCCGAATCATGGCTGATAAAGCGCTGAAGGAACTCTCTCCCGTGTTTCGGGAACTCTACTCACGAACAGGACGACCATCGATTCCGCCCGAGCAACTGCTTCGCTCCCTGCTGCTGCAAATTCTTTATTCGATCCGTAGCGAGCGGATGTTGGTGGAACAGCTTGATTACAATCTTCTTTTCCGCTGGTTTGTCGGTCTGTCCATGGATGAAGCAATTTGGGATCACTCCGTCTATTCCAAGAATAGGGAGCGCATTCTGCACAGTGATCTTGCGGTGATGTTCTTACGATCCATCTGTTCCCAAGCCGAGGCAGCCGGACTCCTGTCCGACGACCATTTCACCGTTGACGGCACGTTGATCGAAACGTGGGCATCGCTGAAGAGCTTTCGGCCCAAAGATGAGGAGCCTCCGGTCTCTACCGGCGGCAACCGCAATCCGGCAGTGGATTTCCACGGGAAGAAGCGCCGCAATGACACGCACGCATCAGTCACCGATCCTGAATCCCGGTTGTTCAGAAAAGGAAAAGGCAAGGAGGCCAGGCTCTGCTTCATGGGGCATGTGCTGATGGAAAATCGGAACGGTTTGGTCGTCGATACTCGCCTGACCCAGGCAACCGGGACGGCTGAACGCGAGGCCGCCTTTTCCATGGCTTCCGATATTCCAGGTGTCCATCGGGTCACCATCGGCGCGGACAAAGGGTATGACTGCAAGGAGTTCGTCGATGACCTGCGCAGCTTGACTGTCACGCCACATGTAGCGCAGAAAGTCAAAGGTTCGGCCATTGATGGCCGGACCACCCGTCATGCAGGTTATGCTGTGAGTCAGAAAAAACGCAAACGGGTGGAAGAGATATTTGGCTGGATGAAGACCGTCGCCTGGTTACGCAAAGCCAGGTACAAAGGTGTGGAAAAGATTGACTGGCTGTTCACGCTCTCAGCGGCAGCCTACAACATGGTCCGAATGCGTAATCTGGGGGTAGTTGCCTCCGGGTAG
- a CDS encoding outer membrane protein, giving the protein MKKVLSVMAVSAFVLTAGNVLAGGPSKQYTAPGCPDECQQQIDDLNSSQAQQDELLSAHGKQLQNHESRITDLERAFDDYWYARLGIRAAWVNQKMAGNGFPQFDADSEVGFGGAIAFGREFAMYNAPGKFRAEIELAKQVSDIDDNPVFFADADGSRQLTDGEIDITTVMINGYYELPVFDAFSVYAMAGVGFAKYDVDATITAFGADGLPIGSMDGGASDNVFAYKAGAGVTYNFTDEIAADLGYEYLGVADTDIADSINGHNVVASVRFKF; this is encoded by the coding sequence ATGAAAAAAGTATTGAGCGTAATGGCCGTTTCCGCATTCGTTCTGACTGCAGGTAATGTTCTGGCCGGTGGCCCGAGCAAGCAGTACACAGCCCCCGGATGCCCGGATGAATGCCAGCAGCAGATCGATGACCTGAACTCTTCCCAGGCACAGCAGGATGAGCTGTTGAGTGCCCATGGCAAGCAGCTGCAGAACCATGAGAGCCGGATTACTGATCTGGAAAGAGCCTTTGATGACTACTGGTATGCCCGTCTCGGTATTCGTGCTGCCTGGGTCAATCAGAAAATGGCTGGCAATGGTTTCCCACAGTTTGACGCTGACAGTGAAGTCGGTTTCGGCGGTGCCATTGCCTTTGGCCGCGAGTTTGCCATGTACAATGCACCCGGCAAGTTCCGCGCTGAGATTGAGCTTGCCAAGCAGGTCAGTGATATTGACGACAATCCGGTCTTCTTCGCTGATGCCGATGGTTCTCGCCAGCTCACCGATGGTGAGATTGACATCACCACTGTTATGATCAACGGCTACTATGAACTGCCGGTCTTTGACGCCTTCTCTGTTTACGCCATGGCTGGTGTTGGTTTTGCCAAATATGACGTAGACGCAACTATAACCGCCTTTGGTGCCGATGGTTTGCCAATCGGGTCGATGGATGGCGGCGCCAGTGACAACGTCTTTGCCTACAAGGCAGGTGCTGGTGTAACCTACAACTTCACCGATGAGATCGCTGCAGACTTGGGTTACGAGTACCTGGGCGTTGCTGACACCGACATCGCTGACAGCATCAACGGTCACAACGTTGTTGCCTCTGTACGCTTCAAGTTCTAA